The following are encoded together in the Bacillus sp. NP157 genome:
- the coaD gene encoding pantetheine-phosphate adenylyltransferase yields the protein MTPPPVNPRLAVYPGTFDPVTNGHADLVSRAAPLFDRIVVAVAESRNKGPGFSLGERIALARLALADLPNVEVRGFDCLLADFVTEIGAGVILRGLRAVSDFEYEFQLASMNRHLIPGVETLFLTPAEQYSFISSSLVREIGRLGGDISGFVHPAVQQAMRQRWRNS from the coding sequence ATGACTCCTCCGCCGGTCAATCCGCGCCTCGCCGTCTATCCGGGTACTTTCGACCCGGTCACGAACGGGCATGCCGACCTCGTGTCGCGCGCCGCGCCGCTGTTCGACCGCATCGTGGTCGCGGTGGCCGAGAGCCGTAACAAAGGCCCGGGCTTCAGCCTGGGCGAGCGCATTGCGCTGGCCCGGCTGGCGCTGGCCGACCTGCCGAACGTCGAAGTGCGCGGTTTCGACTGCCTGCTCGCCGACTTCGTCACGGAGATCGGTGCCGGGGTGATCCTGCGTGGCCTGCGCGCCGTGTCGGACTTTGAATACGAATTCCAGCTCGCCAGCATGAATCGCCATCTCATCCCCGGGGTTGAGACGCTGTTCCTGACCCCGGCCGAGCAGTACAGCTTTATCTCCTCGTCGCTCGTGCGTGAAATCGGTCGCCTGGGTGGCGATATCTCCGGCTTCGTGCATCCGGCGGTGCAGCAGGCCATGCGCCAACGCTGGCGCAACTCTTGA
- a CDS encoding YfhL family 4Fe-4S dicluster ferredoxin has translation MSLMIIDTCVNCDVCEPVCPNKAISLGELYYVIDPDLCTECVGHFDNPQCVEVCPVECIPHDPERVESQDQLMRKYEHLMAKAAQ, from the coding sequence ATGTCATTGATGATCATCGATACCTGCGTTAACTGCGACGTCTGTGAGCCGGTGTGCCCGAACAAGGCCATTTCGCTGGGCGAGCTGTATTACGTGATCGATCCTGACCTCTGCACCGAATGCGTCGGTCATTTCGATAACCCGCAGTGCGTGGAAGTGTGTCCGGTCGAGTGCATACCGCACGATCCGGAGCGCGTGGAGTCGCAAGACCAGCTCATGCGCAAATACGAGCACCTGATGGCCAAAGCGGCCCAGTAA
- the ggt gene encoding gamma-glutamyltransferase: protein MVHAPSWRVLAATVFLVVGPGIAFADQRPQSTTPAAPAPAARGPGHAAIASANYLATNAGLEVLAKGGNAFDAAIAVSSTLAVVEQQSSGLGGGFMAMLHVAKDNRDIFIDARETAPKAVDMQVYVGKDGKPNRDVSTHGPLSAGIPGEPAGLAWIAKHYGKLPLSQSLAPAIRVASEGYQPDTRFLGTIAENQEILSRYPSSAAIMLPGGKPPAEGWTLKQPDLANTLKRLAEKGGDGFYKGETAKMLVDASRKAGGNWSQADLDAYKVKEREPLRIDYKGYRIVTAPPPSSGGVAIAEVLNILAGFDLAKLDMAHSTHLTIEAMRRAFRDHNEYLGDPDFVKMPLDMLLSRFYADGLRATISPDKATPSDLLPTAMASEPGMHTTHFSVIDADGNMVASTLTVNLEFGSGFVADGTGVFLNDEMDDFALVPGQPNAFGLRGAEANKPEPGKRMLSSMSPSFVFGANRTAVIGSPGGSTIITQVLEGILAFIDGKGAAEITAQKRYHHQYLPDRVDVEDGVFDAATTKTLSDMGHVLRPRSPWGFMNVVTWDHRTGKLEAASDPRRPSGLGKVQ, encoded by the coding sequence ATGGTCCATGCCCCATCGTGGCGCGTGCTCGCCGCGACCGTGTTCCTTGTCGTCGGTCCTGGCATCGCGTTCGCCGACCAGCGTCCCCAGTCGACCACGCCGGCCGCTCCTGCACCCGCGGCGCGCGGCCCTGGCCACGCTGCCATCGCCAGTGCGAACTACCTCGCGACGAATGCCGGGCTGGAAGTGCTGGCCAAGGGCGGCAATGCCTTCGACGCCGCCATCGCCGTGTCGTCCACGCTCGCCGTGGTCGAGCAGCAGAGCTCCGGCCTGGGCGGCGGTTTCATGGCGATGCTGCACGTGGCGAAGGACAACCGCGACATCTTCATTGATGCGCGCGAAACCGCACCTAAGGCCGTCGACATGCAGGTCTACGTCGGCAAGGACGGCAAACCCAACCGCGATGTCTCCACCCATGGCCCGCTCTCGGCCGGCATCCCCGGCGAGCCCGCTGGCCTGGCCTGGATCGCAAAGCACTACGGCAAGTTGCCGCTGAGCCAGTCGCTCGCACCGGCCATCCGCGTGGCGAGCGAGGGCTACCAGCCGGATACCCGCTTCCTCGGGACAATCGCCGAGAACCAGGAGATCCTGTCGCGCTATCCGTCCTCGGCCGCGATCATGCTGCCGGGCGGTAAGCCGCCGGCGGAAGGCTGGACGCTGAAGCAGCCGGACCTCGCGAACACGCTGAAGCGGCTTGCCGAGAAGGGCGGCGATGGCTTCTACAAGGGCGAGACGGCGAAGATGCTCGTCGATGCGTCGCGCAAGGCCGGCGGTAACTGGAGCCAGGCCGATCTCGACGCGTACAAGGTGAAGGAGCGCGAGCCGCTGCGGATCGACTACAAGGGTTACCGCATCGTCACCGCGCCGCCGCCGTCGTCAGGCGGCGTCGCCATCGCCGAGGTGCTCAACATCCTCGCCGGCTTCGACCTGGCGAAGCTCGACATGGCGCATTCCACCCACCTCACCATCGAGGCGATGCGCCGCGCTTTCCGCGACCACAACGAATACCTCGGCGACCCGGACTTCGTGAAGATGCCGCTGGACATGCTGCTGTCGCGTTTCTACGCCGATGGCCTGCGCGCCACGATTTCCCCGGACAAGGCGACGCCGTCGGACCTGCTGCCGACCGCCATGGCGTCCGAGCCCGGCATGCACACGACGCATTTCTCGGTGATCGACGCCGATGGCAACATGGTCGCCTCGACGCTGACCGTGAACCTCGAGTTCGGCTCGGGCTTCGTCGCCGATGGCACGGGCGTGTTCCTCAACGACGAGATGGATGACTTCGCCCTCGTGCCCGGCCAGCCGAACGCGTTCGGCCTGCGCGGTGCGGAAGCGAACAAGCCGGAGCCCGGCAAGCGCATGCTTTCGTCGATGTCGCCGAGCTTCGTGTTCGGCGCGAACCGCACGGCGGTGATCGGCTCGCCCGGTGGTTCCACGATCATCACCCAGGTGCTCGAAGGCATCCTCGCCTTCATCGACGGCAAGGGTGCGGCCGAGATCACCGCGCAGAAACGCTACCACCACCAGTACCTGCCCGACCGCGTGGACGTGGAGGACGGCGTGTTCGACGCGGCGACCACGAAGACCCTGTCCGACATGGGCCACGTGCTGCGTCCGCGTTCGCCGTGGGGGTTCATGAACGTGGTGACCTGGGACCATCGCACCGGCAAGCTCGAGGCCGCCAGCGATCCCCGTCGGCCCTCGGGCCTGGGCAAGGTGCAGTAA
- a CDS encoding MBL fold metallo-hydrolase, translating to MKLWSLIGNSQKLDGGAMFGNAPRALWSRWVQPDEENRIPLACRCLLATDLDGRNVLFETGIGAFFEPSMRERYGVVEDRHVLLDSLAGAGLSHEDIDAVVLSHLHFDHAGGLLAPWADGEPARLLFPNARYLVGRDHFERARHPHPRDRASFVPDIIRMLEESGRLELVEPGVPSSLGDAVRFEFSEGHTPGLMLAEVGGVAFCADLIPGRAWVHLPVTMGYDRWPEKLIDEKKAFLDDKLARGVRLFFTHDHGCAMASVAVDDKGRYHAADIHPALADWAA from the coding sequence ATGAAACTCTGGTCGCTTATCGGTAATTCGCAGAAGCTGGATGGCGGCGCCATGTTCGGCAATGCCCCGCGCGCCCTGTGGTCGCGCTGGGTGCAGCCGGACGAGGAAAACCGCATCCCGCTGGCCTGCCGTTGCCTGCTGGCCACGGATCTGGACGGCCGCAACGTGCTGTTCGAAACGGGCATCGGTGCGTTCTTCGAACCGTCGATGCGCGAGCGCTACGGCGTGGTGGAAGATCGCCACGTGTTGCTGGATTCGCTGGCCGGGGCCGGCCTGTCGCACGAAGACATCGATGCCGTGGTGCTATCGCACCTGCACTTCGACCACGCCGGCGGCCTGCTGGCGCCGTGGGCGGACGGCGAGCCGGCGCGTTTGCTGTTTCCAAACGCGCGTTACCTCGTCGGCAGGGATCACTTCGAGCGTGCGCGCCACCCGCATCCGCGCGACCGCGCCTCGTTCGTCCCCGACATCATCCGCATGCTCGAGGAGAGCGGCCGGCTGGAGCTGGTCGAGCCCGGCGTACCGTCGTCGCTGGGCGACGCCGTGCGATTTGAGTTTTCCGAGGGCCATACCCCCGGGTTGATGTTGGCCGAGGTGGGCGGCGTGGCGTTCTGCGCCGACCTCATCCCGGGCCGGGCATGGGTCCACCTGCCGGTGACGATGGGCTACGACCGGTGGCCCGAGAAACTGATCGACGAAAAAAAGGCCTTCCTGGACGACAAGCTGGCGCGTGGCGTGCGGCTCTTTTTCACGCATGACCACGGCTGCGCGATGGCCTCGGTGGCGGTGGACGATAAAGGACGCTATCACGCGGCCGATATCCATCCTGCGCTTGCCGATTGGGCCGCGTGA
- a CDS encoding TMEM43 family protein, translating into MRVSRKIDGAGMAWGARIAGALLLLCALGLVAWNERRVMDYAAAVNRHGAPVLDLGAAGRPAAGQYGSTTRVSGMPQVFDAPHDREFNVSSDSPVLVRHVEMFQWREITVGGNTHYELDWVDRPIDATGFAKPQGHVNPGAFPVQGRQFEAGEVKLGNFRLASEIVRQFPGRVAVPVTDKALPPNLAATFQAYNGALVTSSKPARPRLGDLRVSWEAVPLQAMTVLARIDGDALVPGKTDQGSEPGFDVQVGERSLLDVIPALPEPPVGVVPVRAVAYLLAIVGALLLASGGRFGRDVLFAVGIGVVVVSAVAGVMWLAGDAMAASVWLLFAVLGAGLAIWRVQQHASRASH; encoded by the coding sequence ATGAGGGTAAGCAGGAAAATCGATGGCGCCGGCATGGCGTGGGGCGCCCGTATCGCGGGTGCGTTGCTGTTGCTCTGCGCGCTGGGCCTGGTGGCCTGGAACGAGCGCAGGGTGATGGACTATGCCGCGGCCGTGAACCGGCATGGTGCGCCCGTGCTCGACCTCGGCGCGGCCGGCCGTCCGGCCGCTGGCCAATACGGTTCGACCACCCGGGTCAGCGGCATGCCGCAGGTGTTCGACGCGCCGCATGACCGCGAATTCAACGTCAGCAGCGACTCGCCCGTGCTGGTCCGCCACGTTGAAATGTTCCAATGGCGCGAGATCACCGTTGGCGGCAACACCCATTACGAACTCGACTGGGTCGATCGCCCGATCGACGCGACCGGTTTCGCCAAGCCGCAGGGCCACGTGAATCCGGGTGCCTTCCCCGTCCAGGGGCGGCAGTTCGAGGCGGGCGAAGTGAAGCTCGGCAATTTCCGCCTGGCCAGCGAGATCGTCCGCCAGTTCCCCGGTCGCGTTGCCGTGCCGGTGACCGACAAGGCGCTGCCGCCGAACCTCGCGGCGACCTTCCAGGCCTACAACGGTGCGCTGGTGACGAGCAGCAAGCCGGCGCGCCCGCGCCTTGGCGACCTGCGGGTGAGCTGGGAGGCGGTGCCGTTGCAGGCGATGACCGTGCTGGCACGCATCGATGGCGACGCGCTGGTGCCCGGCAAGACCGACCAGGGCAGCGAACCGGGCTTCGATGTACAGGTGGGCGAACGTAGCCTGCTCGACGTGATCCCGGCCCTGCCGGAGCCGCCCGTGGGCGTGGTGCCGGTGCGCGCCGTGGCCTACCTGCTGGCCATCGTCGGCGCCTTGCTGCTGGCATCCGGTGGCCGTTTCGGCCGCGACGTCCTGTTCGCCGTGGGTATCGGCGTGGTGGTGGTCTCGGCCGTGGCCGGCGTGATGTGGCTGGCTGGCGACGCCATGGCGGCCAGCGTATGGTTGCTCTTCGCCGTGCTTGGCGCAGGCCTCGCCATCTGGCGCGTCCAGCAACACGCAAGCCGCGCGTCCCACTGA
- a CDS encoding MAPEG family protein — protein MRITGLYAALLALLMIGLAVRVMLLRRNTSIGLGDGGNRTLACAVRAHGNAIEYVPMGLILLLVLELNQTLPLLLHAFGIVLVLGRIVHALGLSSTPGMSAGRAVGAALTLIAIIGMSLMLIWQYVLIHLIAPTLV, from the coding sequence ATGCGCATCACTGGTCTTTACGCCGCCCTGCTGGCCCTGCTGATGATCGGCCTGGCGGTGAGGGTGATGCTCCTGCGTCGCAACACCAGCATCGGCCTGGGCGACGGCGGCAATCGCACGCTCGCCTGTGCCGTGCGCGCGCACGGCAACGCCATCGAATACGTGCCGATGGGGCTCATCCTGTTACTGGTGCTCGAGCTCAACCAGACCTTGCCGCTGCTACTGCATGCGTTCGGCATCGTGCTGGTGCTCGGCCGTATCGTGCATGCACTCGGCCTGTCGTCGACGCCGGGCATGTCCGCCGGGCGCGCCGTCGGTGCGGCGCTCACCCTTATCGCCATCATCGGCATGTCGCTGATGTTGATCTGGCAGTACGTGCTGATCCACCTGATCGCACCGACCCTGGTTTGA
- a CDS encoding HDOD domain-containing protein: protein MAVNPQAAAVNDDGILPIVRVPILDRRQALFAYELVFPRPSGTDAETAATAHTQATLSAIADGSLKRLVRDNRAFLHMSHELLLEHADILRHNARLGAIVNADLGADEHLLEKLRELKGHGCLLMLEDFNLPADPAHRAGVDAVLRIVQFAKIAVNHRHPVAARAHMDYVHAFGVKVIVTGIDSHETFADYADQDVDGFQGKYLLRPERVDMPRLTPSKLGVLRLLGALQDPDNGPIELGKIIRDDAILSYKLLGCVNSAYFALPRQLKSVEQAAVFFGVNRMRNWIFTMAVSGMDERPPELLRQALIRAHMCEKLARNVKPELQEMAFTAGLFSLLDALMNVSMAYVLEHLPLAIEIREALLEGTGPFAPILDQIRHWEQGELETDVALREQHVQQMASLYLEATAWADHVYAFADGPVAA from the coding sequence ATGGCAGTGAACCCCCAGGCGGCAGCGGTGAATGACGATGGCATCCTTCCCATCGTTCGCGTTCCCATCCTCGACCGCAGGCAGGCGCTGTTCGCCTACGAACTGGTGTTTCCGCGCCCGTCGGGCACCGATGCGGAAACCGCCGCCACCGCGCATACGCAGGCCACCCTCAGTGCCATCGCCGATGGCAGCCTGAAGCGCCTCGTGCGCGACAATCGCGCCTTCCTGCACATGTCGCACGAGCTGCTGCTCGAGCACGCCGACATTCTTCGCCACAACGCGCGCCTTGGTGCGATCGTCAACGCCGACCTCGGCGCGGACGAGCACCTGCTGGAAAAACTGCGTGAGCTGAAGGGCCATGGCTGCCTGCTCATGCTCGAAGATTTCAACCTGCCCGCCGACCCGGCCCATCGCGCCGGTGTCGATGCGGTGCTGCGCATCGTGCAGTTCGCCAAGATCGCGGTAAACCACCGCCATCCCGTGGCGGCGCGTGCGCACATGGATTACGTCCACGCGTTCGGCGTCAAGGTCATCGTCACCGGCATCGATAGCCACGAGACGTTCGCCGACTACGCCGACCAGGACGTCGACGGTTTCCAGGGCAAGTACCTGCTGCGCCCCGAGCGCGTGGACATGCCGCGGCTCACCCCGAGCAAGCTGGGCGTGCTGCGCCTGCTGGGCGCGCTGCAGGATCCGGACAACGGCCCGATCGAACTGGGCAAGATCATCCGCGACGACGCCATCCTCAGCTACAAGCTGCTGGGCTGCGTGAACTCCGCTTATTTCGCCCTGCCCCGCCAGCTCAAGTCGGTGGAACAGGCGGCGGTGTTCTTCGGCGTCAACCGCATGCGCAACTGGATCTTCACCATGGCCGTGTCGGGCATGGACGAGCGTCCGCCGGAGCTGCTGCGCCAGGCGCTGATCCGTGCACATATGTGCGAGAAGCTCGCGCGCAACGTCAAGCCGGAGCTGCAGGAAATGGCGTTCACCGCCGGCCTGTTCTCGTTGCTGGATGCGCTGATGAACGTGTCCATGGCCTACGTGCTCGAACACCTGCCGCTGGCCATCGAAATCCGCGAAGCGCTGCTGGAAGGCACCGGTCCATTCGCCCCGATCCTCGACCAGATCCGCCACTGGGAACAGGGCGAACTGGAAACCGACGTGGCCCTGCGCGAACAGCACGTACAGCAGATGGCTTCGCTCTACCTGGAAGCCACCGCGTGGGCCGACCACGTGTATGCCTTCGCGGACGGCCCCGTCGCCGCCTGA
- a CDS encoding flagellar protein FlgN — protein sequence MNASSRDFDSALSAVMGDLAREVDALHACLIEERMALDQANADALQNATRSKGHLLDRIDRLDVERRQLSSASGIDSANDARWAPTFERIRECRQLNETNGRIVSQRIGHVRQALSLISGDASGGRAATYGPKGSTQVSLRSGMFAQA from the coding sequence ATGAATGCCAGCAGCCGTGACTTCGACAGCGCCCTCAGCGCCGTGATGGGCGACCTCGCCCGTGAGGTCGACGCGCTGCATGCCTGCCTGATCGAAGAGCGCATGGCGCTCGACCAGGCCAATGCCGACGCGTTGCAGAACGCGACGCGCAGCAAGGGCCACCTGCTCGACCGGATCGACCGCCTCGACGTCGAGCGCCGCCAGCTAAGCAGCGCATCCGGGATCGACAGCGCCAACGATGCCCGCTGGGCGCCGACCTTCGAGCGCATCCGCGAGTGCCGCCAGCTCAATGAAACCAACGGTCGCATCGTCAGCCAGCGTATCGGCCACGTGCGCCAGGCGTTGTCGCTGATTTCCGGCGACGCCAGTGGCGGCAGGGCCGCCACCTACGGGCCGAAGGGAAGTACACAGGTCAGCCTGCGATCAGGGATGTTCGCCCAGGCCTGA
- the flgM gene encoding flagellar biosynthesis anti-sigma factor FlgM, producing MTTTIKPGIQAQQPPVQLRTQAQGTGAAASAQGSAPVRSTADSVNITDSAKALDAASRSDGIDTKRVDEIRSKLADGTYKPDAQAIASKLVAMESQMGGKA from the coding sequence ATGACGACGACGATCAAACCAGGCATCCAGGCCCAGCAGCCGCCGGTCCAGTTGCGCACCCAGGCCCAGGGTACGGGCGCCGCTGCCTCCGCCCAGGGCTCTGCCCCGGTGCGTAGCACGGCCGACAGCGTGAACATCACCGATTCGGCCAAGGCGCTGGACGCCGCCAGCCGCTCGGACGGCATCGACACCAAGCGTGTCGACGAAATCCGCTCGAAGCTGGCCGACGGCACCTACAAGCCCGACGCCCAAGCCATCGCCAGCAAGCTGGTCGCGATGGAGAGCCAGATGGGTGGCAAGGCATGA